In a single window of the Serratia quinivorans genome:
- a CDS encoding type IV pilus assembly protein PilM yields the protein MITQAWQVGLDIQSHCVRALAAQRRRNGWQLRHWWQQRLPQPVLREGCLEQSDALLQALRQWRVQLPRHISLRIALPAQRVLQHRLPLPDARLKEPARGAYITSQGLKKFPLDSQTLALDYRQSLPEHATLLLTAARQQELQQWLNCLRQANLQPQVVDIAPCALRVMAAAAGVSGEAGLLHRLDEEWLWVTAHRAEFAYGQVSIREADGANQALAAMRTACPPLGEHQIYYSSVMDEQPPSGSLPWSPLSAFSQLRPPLPPLPAAFVLAGGLALRAEDN from the coding sequence ATGATCACTCAAGCATGGCAGGTGGGGCTGGATATACAAAGTCACTGCGTTCGTGCCCTGGCGGCACAGCGCCGTCGCAATGGCTGGCAACTGCGTCACTGGTGGCAACAAAGGTTGCCGCAACCGGTGCTGCGTGAGGGCTGTCTGGAGCAGAGCGACGCGCTGCTCCAGGCGTTGCGCCAATGGCGGGTTCAGTTACCAAGACATATTTCCTTACGCATTGCTCTGCCCGCGCAGCGGGTTTTACAGCACAGGTTGCCACTGCCGGACGCCAGGCTGAAAGAGCCTGCGCGCGGTGCCTACATCACCAGCCAGGGGCTGAAAAAGTTTCCTCTGGATAGCCAAACGTTGGCGCTGGACTACCGCCAATCCCTGCCCGAACACGCGACTCTGCTGCTGACCGCCGCCCGTCAGCAAGAGCTGCAACAGTGGCTGAACTGTCTGCGTCAGGCCAATTTACAGCCGCAGGTGGTTGATATTGCCCCATGTGCGCTACGCGTGATGGCGGCGGCCGCAGGCGTGTCGGGCGAAGCCGGTTTGCTGCACCGCCTCGATGAAGAATGGTTATGGGTGACCGCACACCGGGCGGAGTTTGCCTATGGCCAGGTATCGATTCGGGAAGCGGACGGGGCAAATCAGGCGTTGGCCGCAATGCGTACCGCCTGCCCACCGCTCGGCGAACATCAGATTTACTATAGCAGCGTGATGGATGAGCAGCCTCCGTCTGGAAGCTTGCCGTGGTCACCGCTCAGCGCTTTCAGCCAGCTGCGTCCTCCGTTACCCCCATTGCCGGCGGCATTTGTTTTGGCCGGCGGGCTGGCGCTGCGCGCTGAGGACAACTGA
- a CDS encoding Fimbrial assembly protein (PilN) — MYQVNLLPWRMRGQRRRYAFWLRVFILQLVLVLAVLMVVFGLLSQQQVQRHEALLMLSGQQTELTERYQQLQQAVTRLARLTALAQQYDNNLAHNRRYLQLLQQLSTLLPDSLWLIALESNAQNITLRGLGRRYEAVLQFEQQLTALPLLQNYRLAEVVQRQDGLFSFTLMAQWGPGG; from the coding sequence ATGTATCAGGTTAATCTTTTGCCCTGGCGCATGCGGGGCCAGCGTCGCCGCTATGCCTTTTGGTTACGCGTATTCATCTTGCAGTTGGTGCTGGTGTTGGCGGTACTGATGGTGGTTTTTGGCCTGTTGAGTCAGCAACAGGTACAGCGGCATGAGGCACTGCTGATGCTGAGCGGCCAGCAGACAGAATTGACCGAACGCTATCAACAATTGCAACAGGCGGTGACGCGTCTGGCGCGTTTAACCGCGTTGGCGCAACAGTATGACAACAACCTGGCGCATAACCGACGTTATCTGCAGCTGTTGCAGCAGCTCTCCACTTTGCTACCTGATTCGCTATGGCTTATCGCGCTGGAAAGCAACGCGCAAAATATCACTTTACGGGGACTTGGCCGGCGTTATGAGGCGGTGCTTCAGTTTGAGCAGCAACTGACGGCGTTACCCCTGTTACAGAACTACCGCCTGGCAGAGGTGGTACAGCGTCAGGATGGTCTGTTCTCGTTTACCTTGATGGCGCAATGGGGGCCGGGTGGATAA
- a CDS encoding Protein of uncharacterised function (DUF2531), which yields MNKCCGFWLLWLPLALMAQPQPRDPFKPLPLPDCPSAAGLPVNWQLKGTIGQAALHHAWVVTTTGQWLRLKPQQTLLDGRWRVEQVVKGQVTLKANQGDPLCPAAENAVVLTLRNHKEEK from the coding sequence ATGAATAAATGCTGTGGGTTCTGGTTACTGTGGCTGCCTCTGGCGCTGATGGCCCAGCCTCAGCCACGCGATCCTTTTAAGCCATTACCCTTGCCCGACTGCCCGAGCGCGGCGGGGTTACCGGTGAATTGGCAATTGAAGGGCACCATTGGGCAAGCGGCGTTACACCATGCCTGGGTGGTTACGACCACCGGGCAGTGGCTGCGATTAAAACCCCAACAAACCCTGTTAGACGGGCGTTGGCGGGTGGAGCAGGTCGTTAAGGGGCAAGTAACGCTGAAAGCGAACCAGGGCGATCCGCTGTGTCCGGCCGCTGAGAACGCAGTGGTGTTGACCCTGAGAAACCATAAGGAAGAAAAATGA
- the pilQ gene encoding Type IV pilus biogenesis and competence protein pilQ precursor, producing MKGCRWLAGLLWGVAIAGAAQEQEPVSLEFQEAPITLVLQALADYQQLNMVTAAGVGGNLTLRLDNVPWHQALAVILRMGKLSMTLEGNVMMVSPEPNEQEKQRQQQALAQKQPLKSVTLPLSHADAEEVAENLNAQGGILLSERGSVVADKRTNAVLIRDTASIVALLTQRIGEMDAPLAQVQLAAHIVTINSESLRELGVRWGLAPDDRPASSWQMDGFNIGLPLERSAVSAGFHLARIGGRLLDLELMALEQENRVEIIASPRLLTANLQTASIKQGTEIPYEVNSGSSGATSMEFKEAVLGMEVTPKILPNGRITLTLQISQNMPGRSISRAAGETLAIDKQEIKTQVTVKDGETVVLGGVFQRHSAEGADKVPGISDVPLLGSLFKQSSKQHKRRELVIFITPTLIKA from the coding sequence ATGAAAGGATGCCGTTGGTTGGCCGGGTTGCTCTGGGGTGTGGCTATCGCCGGTGCAGCACAGGAGCAAGAACCCGTTTCGCTGGAGTTTCAGGAGGCTCCCATTACGCTGGTGTTGCAGGCGCTGGCGGATTATCAACAGCTGAATATGGTCACCGCTGCCGGTGTGGGGGGCAACCTGACGCTGAGGTTGGATAATGTGCCCTGGCACCAGGCACTGGCGGTGATTTTGCGTATGGGGAAGTTGTCAATGACGCTGGAGGGGAATGTCATGATGGTCTCTCCTGAACCCAATGAGCAAGAAAAGCAGCGCCAACAGCAGGCGTTGGCACAAAAACAGCCGCTGAAAAGCGTAACCCTGCCGTTGAGTCATGCCGATGCCGAAGAGGTTGCTGAAAACCTGAACGCGCAGGGCGGAATATTGCTGAGCGAACGTGGCAGCGTGGTGGCAGATAAACGCACCAATGCGGTGTTGATCCGCGATACAGCATCGATCGTGGCGTTATTAACGCAAAGGATCGGCGAAATGGATGCACCTTTGGCTCAGGTGCAATTGGCGGCGCATATCGTCACCATCAACAGCGAGAGTTTACGTGAGCTTGGCGTGCGCTGGGGGTTGGCTCCGGACGACCGGCCGGCCAGTTCATGGCAGATGGACGGTTTTAACATCGGGTTACCACTAGAGCGCAGTGCTGTCAGCGCGGGTTTCCATCTGGCGCGAATTGGCGGGCGATTATTGGATCTGGAGTTGATGGCTTTAGAGCAGGAGAACCGGGTAGAAATCATTGCCAGCCCACGCCTGCTGACTGCGAACCTGCAAACCGCCAGCATAAAGCAGGGGACTGAAATTCCCTATGAAGTGAACAGCGGCTCCAGCGGGGCGACGTCGATGGAGTTCAAGGAAGCGGTGCTGGGCATGGAGGTGACGCCGAAAATTTTGCCCAATGGCCGCATCACCCTGACGTTGCAAATCAGTCAGAACATGCCCGGGCGTTCAATCAGCCGTGCGGCCGGCGAAACATTGGCGATAGATAAACAGGAAATCAAAACTCAGGTGACGGTAAAAGATGGCGAAACCGTTGTTTTGGGAGGCGTATTTCAGCGCCATAGCGCCGAGGGGGCCGATAAGGTTCCCGGAATTAGCGACGTGCCGTTGCTGGGTTCCCTGTTCAAACAGAGCAGCAAACAGCATAAACGGCGCGAACTGGTGATATTCATTACTCCGACATTGATTAAGGCCTGA
- the aroK gene encoding Shikimate kinase 1: MAEKRNIFLVGPMGAGKSTIGRQLAQQLNMEFFDSDQEIERRTGADVGWVFDVEGEEGFRDREEKVINELTEKQGIVLATGGGSVKSRETRNRLSARGVVVYLETTIEKQLARTQRDKKRPLLQVDSPPREVLEALAKERNPLYEEIADVTIRTDDQSAKVVANQIINMLESN; encoded by the coding sequence ATGGCAGAGAAACGCAATATCTTTCTGGTTGGGCCTATGGGTGCCGGCAAAAGCACTATTGGCCGTCAGTTAGCTCAGCAACTCAATATGGAGTTTTTCGACTCCGATCAAGAAATTGAGCGACGTACCGGAGCTGACGTGGGCTGGGTATTCGACGTGGAAGGTGAAGAAGGTTTCCGCGATCGTGAAGAAAAAGTCATTAATGAACTGACGGAAAAGCAAGGCATCGTGCTGGCTACCGGCGGCGGTTCGGTTAAATCGCGTGAAACGCGTAACCGTCTGTCGGCGCGTGGCGTAGTGGTGTACCTGGAAACCACTATCGAGAAGCAATTGGCCCGTACCCAGCGCGACAAAAAGCGTCCGCTGCTGCAGGTTGATTCTCCTCCGCGTGAAGTGCTTGAAGCGCTGGCGAAAGAGCGCAATCCGTTATACGAAGAAATTGCAGATGTCACCATCCGCACCGACGATCAAAGCGCCAAAGTGGTTGCCAACCAGATAATCAACATGCTGGAAAGCAACTGA